A DNA window from Cloacibacillus sp. An23 contains the following coding sequences:
- a CDS encoding response regulator transcription factor, with protein MSITIILADDHPLTREGMKGYLSKEPDFEVVGEYADGESTWAGIKALRPQVALLDIRMPGLDGITIARMARDADIPTAALMLTSYDANQYVLAALRAGARGYLLKTATMDTLSKAIRIAARGGFYLDSEVASAVEGGDNFVPEPVSVREREVLLLAARGLSGKEIAAKLFISERTVQTHLASIYDKLGAKNKTEAMLLAIKYGIVTIEELID; from the coding sequence ATGTCGATAACAATAATTTTGGCGGACGACCATCCTCTCACCAGAGAGGGGATGAAGGGCTACCTTTCCAAGGAGCCGGACTTCGAGGTCGTCGGCGAGTACGCGGACGGAGAATCGACGTGGGCGGGGATCAAGGCCCTGCGCCCGCAGGTCGCTCTGCTGGATATACGTATGCCCGGGCTGGACGGCATTACGATAGCGCGGATGGCGCGCGACGCGGATATTCCGACGGCGGCGCTGATGCTCACCTCCTACGACGCGAACCAGTACGTCCTTGCGGCGCTCCGCGCGGGGGCGCGCGGCTATCTGCTGAAGACGGCGACGATGGACACTCTCTCGAAGGCGATACGCATCGCGGCGCGCGGCGGCTTCTACCTCGACAGCGAGGTGGCGAGCGCCGTCGAGGGCGGCGACAATTTCGTGCCGGAGCCTGTTTCAGTGCGCGAACGCGAGGTGCTTCTGCTCGCGGCGCGCGGCCTCTCGGGCAAGGAGATCGCGGCGAAGCTCTTCATCAGCGAGCGCACTGTGCAGACGCATCTCGCCTCGATATACGACAAGCTGGGCGCGAAGAACAAGACCGAGGCGATGCTGCTCGCGATAAAATACGGCATCGTCACGATAGAGGAACTGATCGACTGA
- a CDS encoding cytidine/deoxycytidylate deaminase family protein: MNGRPDWDIYFLLMAQVAASRSTCLRRKVGAVLVRDRQILSTGYNGAPRGVSHCETAGCLREQLGIASGERHEICRGSHAEINAIAQAASAGTATAGSWLYCTHEPCVYCTKAIINAGCEKVFYLYPYPDELARAIMAESGVESVWVDPATLPRDIFSIS; the protein is encoded by the coding sequence ATGAATGGAAGACCGGACTGGGATATTTATTTCCTTCTCATGGCTCAGGTGGCCGCGAGCCGCAGCACATGCCTGCGGCGCAAGGTCGGCGCGGTGCTGGTGCGCGACAGGCAGATATTGAGCACCGGATACAACGGCGCGCCGCGCGGCGTGAGCCACTGCGAGACGGCGGGCTGCCTTCGCGAGCAGCTCGGCATAGCGTCGGGCGAGCGGCACGAAATCTGCCGCGGCTCGCACGCGGAGATAAACGCGATAGCGCAGGCGGCCTCGGCGGGCACGGCGACGGCGGGCTCGTGGCTCTACTGCACGCACGAGCCGTGCGTCTACTGCACGAAGGCCATCATCAACGCCGGCTGCGAGAAAGTCTTCTATCTTTACCCGTACCCGGACGAGCTGGCGCGCGCGATAATGGCGGAGTCCGGCGTGGAGAGCGTATGGGTGGACCCCGCGACGCTGCCGCGCGATATTTTTTCGATTTCATAG
- a CDS encoding citrate lyase holo-[acyl-carrier protein] synthase, with protein sequence MTPLEEVLAGRDERAACQRQMLAAREKAFVCQIGLNVPGFPKRIPGDVTVIKECRRFLLAHLCAAPFEEHYLDNGAGLCWQGAFDGRKFDARALKRAAVEAENCMDAGRILDIDVLTAQGQLSRLGMGLPPRRCLLCGEDAKACARAGRHDAAELRELVMRMVKTASAGR encoded by the coding sequence ATGACCCCGCTCGAAGAAGTGCTCGCCGGACGCGACGAACGCGCCGCGTGCCAGCGGCAAATGCTCGCGGCGCGCGAAAAAGCCTTCGTCTGCCAGATAGGGCTCAACGTCCCCGGCTTTCCGAAAAGAATCCCCGGCGACGTGACGGTGATAAAGGAGTGCCGACGCTTCCTGCTAGCGCACCTCTGCGCCGCCCCCTTCGAAGAGCATTATCTCGACAACGGAGCTGGGCTATGCTGGCAGGGGGCCTTCGACGGCAGAAAATTCGACGCGCGGGCGCTAAAGCGCGCGGCGGTAGAAGCCGAGAACTGCATGGATGCCGGGAGGATTCTCGACATCGACGTGCTGACGGCGCAGGGCCAGCTCTCGCGCCTCGGCATGGGGCTGCCGCCGCGCCGCTGCCTCCTCTGCGGCGAAGACGCGAAAGCCTGCGCTCGCGCCGGACGCCACGACGCGGCGGAGCTGCGCGAGCTCGTCATGAGAATGGTCAAAACCGCGTCGGCGGGCAGATAA
- the citC gene encoding [citrate (pro-3S)-lyase] ligase produces MYGVSCRVTRHPDRFERRAAERLLGEAGLVFEGAPDYTAFAEDSDENIIATASLEGNVIKMVAADPEWREAGLSGQVISALMSAARADGRYKFFVYTKPESAPKFASLGFRELAASKRSVLMECGAPGVNEFRASLEAERAKNGPRSAAAVMNCNPFTLGHQFLIEQGAKAAPVFYVIVVEEDASAFPFADRLALVRAGTAHLPNVRVLASGSYAVSKATFPTYFLKDRGELPVAAEQAELDARLFGRLFVPALGVGRRFVGTEPLCPVTAVYNETLKKVLPEYGCEVAEITRKESGGAPVSASRVRAMIAEGADGLETLLPQVTLDYLKSPRGREAAAKLRETRK; encoded by the coding sequence TTGTACGGCGTATCATGCCGCGTTACGAGACACCCGGACCGCTTCGAGCGCCGCGCCGCCGAACGCCTGCTCGGCGAAGCCGGGCTGGTCTTCGAGGGCGCGCCCGACTACACGGCCTTCGCCGAGGACAGCGACGAAAATATAATCGCGACGGCGAGCCTTGAGGGAAACGTCATAAAAATGGTAGCCGCGGACCCGGAGTGGCGCGAGGCCGGCCTTTCGGGGCAGGTCATCTCGGCGCTGATGAGCGCCGCGCGCGCGGACGGGCGCTATAAATTCTTCGTCTACACGAAGCCCGAGTCCGCGCCGAAATTTGCTTCGCTCGGCTTCCGCGAGCTCGCCGCGTCGAAACGCTCCGTGCTCATGGAGTGCGGCGCGCCGGGCGTAAACGAATTCCGCGCCTCGCTTGAGGCCGAACGCGCGAAGAACGGCCCGCGCTCGGCGGCCGCCGTGATGAACTGCAACCCATTCACGCTGGGCCATCAGTTTCTGATAGAACAAGGAGCGAAGGCCGCGCCCGTCTTTTACGTCATAGTGGTCGAAGAGGACGCCTCGGCCTTCCCGTTCGCCGACAGGCTCGCGCTCGTGCGCGCGGGGACGGCCCACCTGCCGAACGTCCGCGTCCTCGCGAGCGGCAGCTACGCCGTCTCGAAAGCCACCTTCCCGACATACTTCCTGAAAGACCGCGGCGAACTCCCAGTCGCCGCCGAACAGGCGGAGCTAGACGCGCGGCTCTTCGGGCGGCTCTTCGTCCCCGCGCTCGGCGTCGGACGCCGCTTCGTCGGCACCGAGCCTCTCTGCCCCGTCACGGCGGTCTATAACGAAACGCTGAAAAAAGTGCTGCCCGAATACGGCTGCGAAGTCGCGGAGATAACGCGCAAAGAGAGCGGCGGCGCGCCAGTCTCCGCCTCGCGCGTGCGCGCGATGATAGCCGAAGGCGCGGACGGCCTCGAAACCCTGCTGCCGCAAGTCACGCTCGACTACCTGAAAAGCCCGCGCGGACGCGAGGCCGCCGCGAAGCTGCGGGAGACGCGGAAATGA
- a CDS encoding AMP-binding protein, with the protein MSSCRLETIIKDNLDRLPAEPFIWWQKTWWSRGAFLELVEECEDRLRTSNFKRGQRLALLTPNSPILLATAVAVWRLGGAVVLIDPRSGYVPLIRQLRHADVFAVLTSRGCDELVPLISEEGIPCSAISLDSLEDNIPGRPCDEEDPETAVIFYTSGITGEPNAVPLTHANLLACIESCVSHIDMLDEDDVILNALPNSNAFGFVCGALLPLVKAARQVILPSFMPVETSMDAIRRAEVTIVMAVPTMIAMMVSAVLRGAAAPSKIKCVLSGADKLPCSLRRRAEEALQTHVIQGYGLTEASSVVALTPGLDKSKPDSVGTIVSCVEAEIRGDAGEALPPGREGQLWIRGASVARGYYRSPELTEGRFCGGWFRTGDIGRFDEDGYLYIVGRTSEVIFVGGFKVYSREVERALEEHHAVKEAAVIGVPRSTSGEIVKAFVVLRNGEKVSSKELIDYCKKKLSYYKVPRIVEFISKLPRSPIGEIVKRKLSKE; encoded by the coding sequence TTGTCTTCATGCAGGCTTGAAACGATAATAAAGGACAACCTGGACCGTCTGCCGGCGGAGCCGTTCATCTGGTGGCAGAAGACCTGGTGGTCGCGCGGCGCGTTCCTCGAGCTGGTCGAGGAATGCGAGGACAGGCTGCGGACGAGCAACTTCAAGCGCGGCCAGCGCCTCGCGCTGCTGACGCCGAACAGCCCGATACTGCTCGCCACCGCCGTCGCGGTGTGGCGGCTGGGCGGCGCGGTCGTGCTTATCGACCCACGCTCCGGCTACGTGCCGCTGATACGGCAGCTCCGCCACGCGGACGTGTTCGCCGTGCTCACGTCGCGCGGCTGCGACGAGCTGGTGCCGCTGATATCCGAGGAGGGCATCCCCTGCTCTGCGATAAGCCTCGACTCGCTCGAGGACAACATACCGGGCCGCCCCTGCGACGAGGAGGACCCTGAGACCGCGGTCATCTTCTACACCTCCGGCATAACGGGCGAGCCGAACGCCGTGCCTCTGACGCACGCCAACCTTCTCGCCTGCATAGAGAGCTGCGTGAGCCACATAGACATGCTCGACGAGGACGACGTGATACTGAACGCGCTGCCGAATTCGAACGCCTTCGGCTTCGTCTGCGGCGCCCTGCTGCCGCTGGTCAAGGCGGCGCGCCAGGTGATACTCCCGTCGTTCATGCCGGTCGAGACTTCGATGGACGCGATACGCAGGGCGGAGGTCACGATAGTGATGGCCGTGCCGACGATGATAGCGATGATGGTTTCCGCCGTCCTGCGCGGGGCCGCCGCACCGTCCAAGATAAAATGCGTCCTCTCCGGCGCGGACAAGCTGCCTTGCAGCCTGCGCCGCCGCGCAGAAGAGGCGCTCCAGACGCACGTCATACAGGGCTACGGGCTGACGGAGGCGTCGTCCGTAGTCGCCCTGACGCCGGGGCTCGACAAATCGAAGCCGGACAGCGTCGGCACGATAGTTTCCTGCGTCGAGGCGGAGATACGCGGAGACGCGGGCGAGGCTCTGCCGCCGGGGCGCGAGGGCCAGCTCTGGATACGCGGCGCGAGCGTCGCGCGCGGCTATTACCGAAGCCCGGAGCTGACCGAGGGGCGCTTCTGCGGCGGATGGTTCCGCACCGGCGACATAGGCCGCTTCGACGAGGACGGCTACCTCTACATAGTAGGACGCACCTCGGAGGTCATCTTCGTCGGAGGCTTCAAGGTCTACTCGCGCGAGGTCGAGCGCGCTCTCGAAGAGCACCACGCGGTGAAGGAGGCCGCCGTCATAGGCGTGCCGCGCTCGACGAGCGGCGAGATAGTCAAGGCGTTCGTAGTCCTTCGTAACGGCGAAAAAGTCTCGTCGAAGGAGCTCATAGACTACTGCAAGAAAAAGCTCTCCTACTACAAGGTCCCGCGCATCGTGGAATTCATCTCGAAGCTGCCGCGCTCTCCAATAGGGGAGATCGTCAAGAGAAAGCTCTCGAAGGAGTGA
- a CDS encoding M20 family metallopeptidase, producing the protein MKEQMELSALGAALLEGAERIYGDMQDWRRDFHQFPELAMEENITASKIAGVLKSIPGMEVITGYAMPTSVIGVLGGDIPGPALMLRATMDAVAAEEQTGLPFSSCMPGVMHACGHDAEMAALLGAAAILAEHREEMPQRVVFLFQPAGEGRSGAKTLTENHFVERFEIGRCAAVAWTPELPYSELYTKKGVMTALSDRIHIDVRGTAGHAAEPHMTVDPVTIAANIIITIQAMLSREVDPREAVVVSFGQVESGTAYNVIPEQANLWGTLRAFNPKTRDFVQSRIETVAPAIAKALRGLASVEYTRNYAQIENNLDMLEEILRIGVPFFGEDGINMLERPLLSGEDFSFFTHAVPSVFMLLGTGLEYPLHHPRYDVPESMLPFSAAWEAYMALTLSGN; encoded by the coding sequence ATGAAGGAGCAGATGGAGCTTTCGGCGCTGGGAGCGGCGCTTCTCGAAGGGGCTGAACGTATTTACGGCGATATGCAGGACTGGCGGAGAGACTTCCACCAGTTCCCCGAGCTTGCCATGGAAGAGAACATCACGGCTTCGAAAATAGCGGGCGTCCTGAAGTCCATCCCAGGCATGGAGGTAATCACCGGCTACGCCATGCCGACTTCCGTGATAGGCGTGCTCGGCGGAGACATCCCGGGCCCGGCTCTGATGCTGCGCGCGACTATGGACGCCGTGGCGGCTGAGGAACAGACCGGCCTCCCCTTCTCGTCCTGTATGCCCGGCGTGATGCACGCCTGCGGCCACGACGCGGAGATGGCGGCGCTGCTCGGCGCGGCGGCGATACTCGCGGAGCACAGGGAAGAGATGCCGCAGCGCGTCGTATTTCTGTTCCAGCCCGCCGGCGAGGGACGCAGCGGCGCGAAGACGCTGACAGAGAATCATTTCGTCGAGAGGTTCGAGATAGGCCGGTGCGCAGCCGTGGCGTGGACGCCGGAGCTGCCGTACAGCGAGCTTTATACAAAGAAGGGCGTCATGACGGCGCTCTCCGACAGGATACATATAGACGTGAGGGGTACGGCGGGACACGCCGCCGAGCCGCACATGACGGTGGACCCCGTAACGATAGCGGCGAACATCATAATAACGATACAGGCTATGCTTTCGCGCGAGGTGGATCCGCGCGAGGCGGTCGTCGTGTCGTTCGGACAGGTCGAGTCGGGCACGGCGTACAACGTCATCCCCGAGCAGGCGAACCTCTGGGGGACGCTGCGCGCCTTCAACCCCAAGACGCGCGACTTCGTGCAGAGCCGCATAGAGACCGTCGCGCCGGCGATAGCGAAGGCGCTGCGCGGGCTCGCTTCCGTTGAATATACGCGCAATTACGCGCAGATTGAAAACAACCTCGATATGCTGGAAGAGATCCTTCGTATCGGGGTTCCTTTTTTCGGGGAGGACGGCATCAACATGCTGGAGCGCCCGCTGCTTTCGGGCGAGGATTTCTCGTTCTTCACGCACGCCGTCCCGTCGGTCTTCATGCTTCTCGGCACGGGACTGGAATATCCGCTCCACCACCCGCGCTACGACGTTCCCGAAAGCATGCTTCCCTTTTCCGCCGCGTGGGAGGCCTATATGGCGCTCACGCTTTCGGGAAATTAG
- the rarD gene encoding EamA family transporter RarD: protein MTEPQKGAGAIFLSYIWWGSMPLYWKLLDNVPSGEILGHRVVWSAAFMLAVLTAARKWRALASFVRSEPRETLWLAGGGFLITFNWWLYIWAVNSGRVLDTSLGYYMNPLLSILFGRLFFGERMRGAQKAALALAAAGVAVQVAAMRALPAVSVGLGLSFALYGALKKKIPVDPALSLSVETFAVAPAALAWLLWLERAGAAAYPYGLAADLLLAGAGVMTSAPLMLFAYGARRVSLTTVGFIQYLSPTMTFLLGTFVYREPMSAYRLAAFALIWCAIALYTADAALRMHREKGGGSDCNRDVTFRRTNLYKK from the coding sequence ATGACGGAGCCGCAGAAGGGCGCCGGAGCGATTTTCTTGTCGTATATATGGTGGGGCTCGATGCCTCTCTACTGGAAGCTGCTCGACAATGTTCCGTCCGGCGAGATACTCGGGCACCGCGTCGTCTGGTCGGCGGCCTTCATGCTCGCGGTGCTCACGGCGGCGCGCAAATGGCGCGCGCTCGCGTCGTTTGTCCGCTCCGAGCCGCGCGAAACGCTCTGGCTCGCGGGCGGCGGCTTCCTCATCACCTTCAACTGGTGGCTCTATATATGGGCCGTCAACTCCGGGCGCGTCCTCGACACGAGCCTCGGCTACTACATGAACCCGCTGCTCTCGATACTCTTCGGACGGCTCTTCTTCGGCGAACGGATGCGCGGCGCGCAGAAGGCCGCGCTCGCTCTCGCGGCCGCGGGTGTGGCGGTGCAGGTCGCGGCCATGCGCGCGCTGCCCGCCGTCTCCGTGGGCCTCGGCCTCTCCTTCGCGCTCTACGGCGCGCTCAAGAAAAAAATCCCCGTCGATCCTGCGCTCTCGCTCTCAGTCGAGACGTTCGCCGTCGCGCCCGCGGCGCTCGCGTGGCTCTTGTGGCTCGAACGCGCGGGGGCGGCGGCCTATCCGTACGGCCTCGCGGCGGACCTCCTGCTGGCCGGAGCCGGCGTTATGACGTCCGCCCCGCTGATGCTCTTCGCCTACGGAGCGCGCCGCGTCAGCCTGACGACCGTCGGCTTCATACAGTATCTCTCGCCGACCATGACCTTCCTGCTCGGCACGTTCGTCTACCGCGAGCCCATGAGCGCGTACAGGCTCGCCGCCTTCGCGCTGATATGGTGCGCGATAGCGCTCTACACGGCGGACGCGGCGCTTCGTATGCACAGGGAAAAGGGCGGCGGCTCGGATTGTAACAGAGACGTTACGTTCAGGCGCACAAATCTTTACAAAAAATAA
- a CDS encoding NAD(P)-binding domain-containing protein — translation MKNFAEEIKCAGNLLEGKTIGIAGFGHLGSSIAGALLANGFPKERLLVSCGGSAATLERAARMGLAGSMTDTLTLAARADFMLLAARPQDLGSFAGLRLKDGAFVMSFMAGIALETLHKIFDADLCRVMCSGPETITDGMGVAVTFPSEARPHAVLRAAGLEVFDLSCELELDAFTVAICLPPIFLNVEFGAEEKRAALAAMGRRYPVCGTLLPWIERVVSAHAGEKRESSLENVSTKGGVTEAMTTALRGGAPLSGAIAAGMTRCAEISAELAKRFAANAA, via the coding sequence ATGAAAAATTTTGCCGAAGAAATTAAATGCGCGGGAAATCTTCTCGAAGGAAAGACGATAGGAATAGCGGGCTTCGGACACCTCGGCTCGTCGATAGCGGGCGCTCTGCTCGCGAACGGCTTTCCCAAGGAGCGGCTGCTCGTGTCGTGCGGCGGAAGCGCCGCGACGCTGGAGCGCGCCGCGCGCATGGGCCTCGCCGGGTCTATGACCGACACGCTCACGCTCGCCGCGCGCGCGGACTTCATGCTGCTCGCCGCACGCCCTCAGGACCTCGGCTCGTTCGCGGGGCTTCGCCTCAAGGACGGCGCCTTCGTCATGTCCTTCATGGCCGGCATCGCTCTTGAGACGCTTCATAAAATCTTCGACGCCGACCTGTGCCGCGTCATGTGCAGCGGCCCGGAGACGATAACCGACGGCATGGGCGTCGCCGTCACCTTCCCCTCAGAGGCGCGCCCCCACGCCGTTCTGCGCGCCGCCGGCCTCGAAGTCTTCGACCTCTCCTGCGAGCTGGAGCTCGACGCCTTCACCGTCGCGATATGCCTGCCCCCCATATTCCTCAACGTCGAGTTCGGCGCGGAGGAAAAGCGCGCGGCGCTCGCCGCGATGGGACGGCGTTATCCCGTCTGCGGGACTCTGCTCCCCTGGATAGAGCGCGTAGTCTCGGCGCACGCGGGCGAGAAGCGCGAAAGCTCGCTCGAAAACGTATCGACGAAGGGCGGCGTCACCGAAGCCATGACGACCGCGCTGCGCGGGGGCGCGCCCCTCTCCGGCGCGATAGCGGCGGGAATGACGCGATGCGCGGAAATCAGCGCGGAGCTGGCCAAACGCTTCGCCGCAAACGCGGCGTAG
- a CDS encoding biotin transporter BioY — MIPVPFVPFTLQTLVCMLAGFALGARKGAASQLLYMLMGLAGIPVFTSAAGPAAIFMPSFGYIPGFVCCAWICGALAERMRARCGEPGWARYFAAALLGVAATYAVGVAYLYVILNFWIEQGGATFFRVLSIGFLSTAGGDVVKAAVAASAAVKLSRAGFGK; from the coding sequence ATGATTCCCGTGCCTTTTGTGCCGTTCACGCTGCAGACGCTCGTCTGTATGCTCGCCGGTTTCGCGCTCGGCGCGCGCAAGGGCGCGGCCTCGCAGCTTCTTTATATGCTGATGGGGCTCGCCGGCATTCCCGTTTTCACATCGGCGGCGGGGCCGGCGGCCATATTCATGCCGTCGTTCGGGTATATTCCGGGCTTCGTCTGCTGCGCGTGGATATGCGGCGCTCTCGCGGAGCGTATGCGCGCGCGTTGCGGGGAGCCGGGCTGGGCGCGCTATTTTGCCGCGGCGCTGCTCGGCGTCGCAGCGACCTACGCCGTCGGCGTCGCCTATCTTTACGTGATTTTGAATTTCTGGATAGAGCAGGGCGGCGCGACCTTCTTCAGAGTCCTTTCGATAGGCTTTCTCAGCACCGCGGGCGGCGACGTAGTGAAGGCCGCCGTCGCGGCCTCCGCCGCCGTGAAGCTGTCGCGCGCGGGGTTTGGAAAATAA
- a CDS encoding type II toxin-antitoxin system RelE/ParE family toxin: MYRLEYLPSALRDMAETARYISAELKAPAAAERLAAALVGAAEEIAAFPYADPAYVPIRPLKREYRKRLVKNHLIFYSVDEERKTVTIARVIYARRGFCETPVKESEGGGPR; this comes from the coding sequence TTGTATAGGCTCGAGTATCTGCCGTCCGCGCTGCGCGACATGGCGGAGACGGCGCGCTACATAAGCGCGGAGCTCAAAGCGCCCGCCGCCGCTGAACGACTCGCCGCGGCGCTGGTGGGCGCGGCGGAGGAAATCGCGGCCTTCCCCTACGCGGATCCCGCTTATGTCCCTATACGCCCGCTGAAGCGCGAATACAGGAAGCGCCTTGTGAAAAATCATCTCATTTTTTACAGCGTAGACGAGGAACGCAAGACCGTTACGATAGCGCGCGTCATATACGCACGGCGCGGGTTCTGCGAAACGCCGGTAAAAGAAAGCGAAGGCGGAGGGCCTCGCTGA
- a CDS encoding type II toxin-antitoxin system Phd/YefM family antitoxin yields the protein MNMIRPVSDLRNNFADISKTVHETGKPVFLTKNGYGDMVVLSMEAYENLRLESEIYFKLLEAEREAEASDKRYSSKDVLKAVREAAGAGELV from the coding sequence ATGAACATGATACGTCCCGTTTCGGACCTTCGCAACAATTTCGCCGACATCTCAAAGACCGTGCATGAGACCGGAAAGCCGGTGTTCCTGACGAAGAACGGCTACGGCGACATGGTCGTGCTCAGCATGGAGGCCTACGAGAATCTCCGGCTCGAGAGCGAGATATACTTCAAGCTGCTTGAGGCCGAGCGCGAGGCGGAAGCTTCGGACAAGCGCTATTCGTCAAAAGACGTTCTGAAAGCCGTTAGAGAGGCCGCCGGAGCGGGAGAGCTTGTATAG
- a CDS encoding acetyltransferase gives MEKKDKVFLIGAGDHAKVVLSTLEACGFGCAGIYDDNSELWGKSLWCIPILGPVSEMPDTPETMAVIAIGSNEVRRRMAARFKNVCWPVFVHPMGIVHSSVRLGEGTIVFAGCILESDACIGKHTIVNSATYIGHDTSVGSFCHLAPRATIGNNVDIGDDVFIGMGAKVKPYTKIHCDVLVGMGSAVLKDIQMEGTYVGTPARKIMPLVIKDPQ, from the coding sequence ATGGAGAAAAAGGACAAAGTTTTTCTCATAGGAGCCGGAGACCACGCGAAGGTCGTCCTCTCCACGCTCGAGGCGTGCGGCTTCGGATGCGCCGGCATTTATGACGACAATTCGGAACTCTGGGGCAAGTCGCTGTGGTGCATCCCGATTCTCGGCCCGGTATCGGAGATGCCCGACACGCCGGAGACGATGGCGGTCATAGCGATAGGCTCGAACGAAGTCCGCCGCAGGATGGCGGCGCGCTTCAAGAACGTCTGCTGGCCCGTCTTCGTCCACCCGATGGGAATCGTCCACAGTTCGGTGAGGCTCGGCGAGGGGACTATCGTCTTCGCCGGCTGCATACTCGAGTCGGACGCCTGCATAGGCAAGCACACTATAGTGAACTCCGCGACCTACATCGGCCACGACACGAGCGTCGGGAGCTTCTGCCACCTCGCGCCGCGCGCGACGATAGGCAACAACGTCGATATAGGCGACGACGTCTTCATAGGCATGGGCGCGAAGGTAAAGCCATACACGAAGATACACTGCGACGTGCTCGTAGGAATGGGCAGCGCGGTGCTGAAGGACATCCAGATGGAGGGCACCTACGTCGGCACGCCCGCGCGCAAGATAATGCCGCTCGTCATAAAAGATCCGCAGTAA